In a genomic window of Wyeomyia smithii strain HCP4-BCI-WySm-NY-G18 chromosome 1, ASM2978416v1, whole genome shotgun sequence:
- the LOC129717592 gene encoding mannosyl-oligosaccharide alpha-1,2-mannosidase IA isoform X3 — protein MAPSLSGVATALFVVAITGVTLVVHRKNGENHTVDRFRTYEDFTKFNRYGANGVEDNLILDRDEFTVQPPPAGLKSSSDGPFYSFSRLSNQDLDYEAYFPDEEDISRHRFFQNASYVPRYFNASGWLRVEDRTSAGIDYDKREKIREMMIHAWDNYKLYAWGKNELKPLTKRGHSGSIFGAFDLGATIVDGLDTLYLMGLHKEFDEGRDWVERKFTLEGVGMDLSVFETNIRFIGGFLTCYAFTGDRLFLDKAKYVADKLLPAFQTPTGIPYALVNVNNGPKTLLERVVSHIEIFFVNLFYKISKNYGWASGGSSILSEFGTLHLEFSYLSDVTGDSVYRERVQTIRSVLKDIEKPKGLYPNYLNPKTGKWGQQHMSLGALGDSFYEYLLKAWIQSGHEDEEAREMFDDAMQAIIQHMIRTSAGGLTYVSDLKFERLDHKMDHLACFAGGLFGLGGTTLNNQYSEKYMEIGEGITNTCHESYVRTYTRLGPEAFRFNDGVEAKALKSGEKYYILRPETFESYFIMWRLTHDQKYRDWGWDAVQALEKHSRTPNGFSGLKNVYLTDPQKDDVQQSFFLAETLKYLYLLFSDDSLLPLDDWVFNTEAHPLPVKGRNPLFRAAATSSGP, from the exons ATGGCTCCTTCCTTGAGCGGTGTCGCGACAGCGCTTTTCGTAGTGGCCATAACCGGTGTGACGCTGGTCGTCCACAGGAAGAACGGTGAGAATCATACCGTAGATCGGTTTCGGACGTACGAAGATTTCACCAAGTTCAATCGATACGGTGCGAATGGTGTGGAAGATAATCTGATCCTCGACCGGGACGAGTTTACGGTACAACCGCCACCTGCGGGACTGAAAAGTTCATCCGACGGTCCGTTCTACAGTTTCAGCCGGCTATCCAATCAGGATTTGGATTACGAAGCTTACTTTCCAGATGAAGAGGACATCAGCCGGCATAGATTTTTCCAGAATGCCAGCTACGTACCGCGTTATTTCAATGCTTCCGGTTGGCTGCGGGTCGAAGACCGTACCAGTGCTGGCATCGATTATGATAAACGTGAAAAGATAAGAGAG ATGATGATCCACGCCTGGGACAACTATAAACTGTACGCCTGGGGTAAGAACGAACTGAAACCGCTTACCAAACGGGGCCACTCGGGTAGCATCTTTGGGGCGTTCGATCTTGGCGCTACCATAGTGGACGGTCTAGATACACTGTACCTAATGGGACTGCACAAGGAGTTTGACGAAGGTCGCGACTGGGTCGAACGAAAGTTTACCCTGGAAGGAGTCGGAATGGATTTGTCGGTGTTTGAAACCAACATTCGATTCATTGGAGGCTTCTTGACGTGCTATGCATTTACCGGCGATCGTCTCTTTCTGGATAAGGCCAAATACGTGGCCGATAAGCTGCTGCCTGCGTTCCAGACACCAACCGGGATTCCGTACGCGCTCGTCAACGTCAACAACGGG CCTAAGACTTTACTCGAGCGGGTCGTCAGTcatatagaaatattttttgtcaatcTGTTCTACAAG ATCAGCAAGAACTACGGCTGGGCCAGTGGCGGCAGCAGTATCCTGTCCGAGTTTGGTACGTTGCACCTGGAGTTTTCCTACCTGAGCGATGTAACCGGGGACTCCGTGTACCGGGAGCGGGTGCAAACGATTCGCTCGGTGTTGAAGGATATCGAAAAACCGAAAGGCCTCTATCCGAATTATCTGAACCCGAAGACGGGCAAATGGGGCCAGCAGCACATGTCACTCGGTGCTCTCGGCGATAGCTTCTACGAGTACCTGCTGAAGGCGTGGATTCAGTCCGGCCACGAGGACGAGGAAGCTCGTGAGATGTTCGATGACGCGATGCAAGCCATCATTCAGCACATGATTCGTACCAGTGCTGGAGGATTGACGTACGTGTCTGATCTTAAGTTCGAGCGGTTAGATCACAAGATGGACCATTTAGCTTGCTTTGCCG GTGGTCTCTTCGGACTCGGTGGAACGACGCTGAATAATCAATACTccgaaaaatatatggaaatcgGGGAGGGAATAACCAACACTTGCCACGAGAGCTACGTGCGAACGTACACCCGACTAGGCCCGGAAGCGTTCCGCTTTAACGACGGTGTCGAAGCGAAGGCCCTCAAGAGTGGAGAAAAGTATTACATTTTACGACCGGAAACGTTTGAAAGTTACTTTATCATGTGGAGACTGACACACGATCAGAAGTATCGTGACTGGGGATGGGATGCCGTGCAG GCTCTTGAAAAACATAGTCGGACACCAAATGGCTTTAGCGGTTTGAAGAATGTTTACCTAACGGATCCTCAAAAGGAcgatgttcagcaaagtttcttcCTGGCTGAAACACTCAAA TATCTGTATCTGTTGTTCTCGGACGATTCTCTCCTGCCGCTGGACGACTGGGTTTTCAATACCGAAGCCCACCCGCTACCCGTTAAGGGTAGAAATCCGTTGTTTCGAGCGGCAGCGACTTCCAGCGGACCTTAA
- the LOC129717592 gene encoding mannosyl-oligosaccharide alpha-1,2-mannosidase IA isoform X4: protein MAPSLSGVATALFVVAITGVTLVVHRKNGENHTVDRFRTYEDFTKFNRYGANGVEDNLILDRDEFTVQPPPAGLKSSSDGPFYSFSRLSNQDLDYEAYFPDEEDISRHRFFQNASYVPRYFNASGWLRVEDRTSAGIDYDKREKIREMMIHAWDNYKLYAWGKNELKPLTKRGHSGSIFGAFDLGATIVDGLDTLYLMGLHKEFDEGRDWVERKFTLEGVGMDLSVFETNIRFIGGFLTCYAFTGDRLFLDKAKYVADKLLPAFQTPTGIPYALVNVNNGISKNYGWASGGSSILSEFGTLHLEFSYLSDVTGDSVYRERVQTIRSVLKDIEKPKGLYPNYLNPKTGKWGQQHMSLGALGDSFYEYLLKAWIQSGHEDEEAREMFDDAMQAIIQHMIRTSAGGLTYVSDLKFERLDHKMDHLACFAGGLFGLGGTTLNNQYSEKYMEIGEGITNTCHESYVRTYTRLGPEAFRFNDGVEAKALKSGEKYYILRPETFESYFIMWRLTHDQKYRDWGWDAVQALEKHSRTPNGFSGLKNVYLTDPQKDDVQQSFFLAETLKYLYLLFSDDSLLPLDDWVFNTEAHPLPVKGRNPLFRAAATSSGP from the exons ATGGCTCCTTCCTTGAGCGGTGTCGCGACAGCGCTTTTCGTAGTGGCCATAACCGGTGTGACGCTGGTCGTCCACAGGAAGAACGGTGAGAATCATACCGTAGATCGGTTTCGGACGTACGAAGATTTCACCAAGTTCAATCGATACGGTGCGAATGGTGTGGAAGATAATCTGATCCTCGACCGGGACGAGTTTACGGTACAACCGCCACCTGCGGGACTGAAAAGTTCATCCGACGGTCCGTTCTACAGTTTCAGCCGGCTATCCAATCAGGATTTGGATTACGAAGCTTACTTTCCAGATGAAGAGGACATCAGCCGGCATAGATTTTTCCAGAATGCCAGCTACGTACCGCGTTATTTCAATGCTTCCGGTTGGCTGCGGGTCGAAGACCGTACCAGTGCTGGCATCGATTATGATAAACGTGAAAAGATAAGAGAG ATGATGATCCACGCCTGGGACAACTATAAACTGTACGCCTGGGGTAAGAACGAACTGAAACCGCTTACCAAACGGGGCCACTCGGGTAGCATCTTTGGGGCGTTCGATCTTGGCGCTACCATAGTGGACGGTCTAGATACACTGTACCTAATGGGACTGCACAAGGAGTTTGACGAAGGTCGCGACTGGGTCGAACGAAAGTTTACCCTGGAAGGAGTCGGAATGGATTTGTCGGTGTTTGAAACCAACATTCGATTCATTGGAGGCTTCTTGACGTGCTATGCATTTACCGGCGATCGTCTCTTTCTGGATAAGGCCAAATACGTGGCCGATAAGCTGCTGCCTGCGTTCCAGACACCAACCGGGATTCCGTACGCGCTCGTCAACGTCAACAACGGG ATCAGCAAGAACTACGGCTGGGCCAGTGGCGGCAGCAGTATCCTGTCCGAGTTTGGTACGTTGCACCTGGAGTTTTCCTACCTGAGCGATGTAACCGGGGACTCCGTGTACCGGGAGCGGGTGCAAACGATTCGCTCGGTGTTGAAGGATATCGAAAAACCGAAAGGCCTCTATCCGAATTATCTGAACCCGAAGACGGGCAAATGGGGCCAGCAGCACATGTCACTCGGTGCTCTCGGCGATAGCTTCTACGAGTACCTGCTGAAGGCGTGGATTCAGTCCGGCCACGAGGACGAGGAAGCTCGTGAGATGTTCGATGACGCGATGCAAGCCATCATTCAGCACATGATTCGTACCAGTGCTGGAGGATTGACGTACGTGTCTGATCTTAAGTTCGAGCGGTTAGATCACAAGATGGACCATTTAGCTTGCTTTGCCG GTGGTCTCTTCGGACTCGGTGGAACGACGCTGAATAATCAATACTccgaaaaatatatggaaatcgGGGAGGGAATAACCAACACTTGCCACGAGAGCTACGTGCGAACGTACACCCGACTAGGCCCGGAAGCGTTCCGCTTTAACGACGGTGTCGAAGCGAAGGCCCTCAAGAGTGGAGAAAAGTATTACATTTTACGACCGGAAACGTTTGAAAGTTACTTTATCATGTGGAGACTGACACACGATCAGAAGTATCGTGACTGGGGATGGGATGCCGTGCAG GCTCTTGAAAAACATAGTCGGACACCAAATGGCTTTAGCGGTTTGAAGAATGTTTACCTAACGGATCCTCAAAAGGAcgatgttcagcaaagtttcttcCTGGCTGAAACACTCAAA TATCTGTATCTGTTGTTCTCGGACGATTCTCTCCTGCCGCTGGACGACTGGGTTTTCAATACCGAAGCCCACCCGCTACCCGTTAAGGGTAGAAATCCGTTGTTTCGAGCGGCAGCGACTTCCAGCGGACCTTAA